The following coding sequences lie in one Lolium perenne isolate Kyuss_39 chromosome 2, Kyuss_2.0, whole genome shotgun sequence genomic window:
- the LOC127330314 gene encoding uncharacterized protein, producing MWEQSGRDDKPVRPLRYFIKNTARKMRRLASLLGCREAEIATSSSSEEREIPEDELILSQAILPKRTSKQAARSAYQLKPRGKGPNRYTPEDYVSRGKKVVTEEDEGPRRRSDMSRMRNDEPFSSEEEEDEEEEEEEQEQEQQEQQQEQQQEQQQEQPRQRTKRMAVRKQPARTARRGRY from the exons ATGTGGGAGCAGAGCGGGAGAGATGACAAGCCTGTCCGACCGTTGcggtatttcattaag aacactgcacgaaagatgcggcggttagccagcttgctaggttgccgggaagccgaaatcgctacatcttcctcttcagaagagcgggag attcctgaggacgagctaattctgagtcaagccatacttccaaagcgtacctccaagcaagccgcacggtcagcttaccagttgaagccaaggggcaagggtccaaaccggtacactccggaagattatgtcagccgaggaaagaaggttgtcactgaggaggatgaggggccgcGGCGGAGATCAgatatgtcgaggatgaggaacgacgagccgttctcttcagaggaggaggaggatgaggaggaggaggaggaggagcaggagcaggagcagcaggagcagcagcaggagcagcagcaggagcagcagcaggagcagccacggcagcggacgaagaggatggccgtccggaagcagcccgcgaggacggcacgtcgaggacgcTACTAG